In Belonocnema kinseyi isolate 2016_QV_RU_SX_M_011 chromosome 4, B_treatae_v1, whole genome shotgun sequence, a single window of DNA contains:
- the LOC117171621 gene encoding uncharacterized protein LOC117171621 isoform X1 gives MCSTDASMGEDNMVLSDKQEYNEALVSRIAQLRQVLRDLRLALHLERLNLQREVQSTFARFQKKSQEFQQDLSVNYKDSCQFNIGQVQSFEECDEEKTRLDLISNIEISTANEMHPEFLDQNVSWKTLTSTSNYYKQKIFDLETDCYAGLNKIRYKFMESLQAFEDTLDLAELSYKKREEISNFQDQLTGRKFHRTEESFQRENKILTCLYKSPARCKSLIVHKVQNNWSRNICGERSSDSNFCGLLYRSTQFHQEPSQIFNLTDCISDITISKRYSTLFEPPELSGLQKATIKL, from the exons atgtgcagCACAGATGCCTCAATGGGCGAGGATAATATGGTACTCTCCGATAAGCAGGAGTACAACGAAGCCCTCGTTTCTCGAATCGCTCAACTGCGTCAGGTACTTCGTGATCTCCGTCTGGCACTTCATCTGGAGAGGTTAAATCTGCAACGGGAAGTTCAATCGACATTTGCCAGGTTCCAAAAAAAGTCCCAAGAGTTCCAAcaag aCCTTAGCGTCAATTACAAGGACAGCTGTCAATTTAACATTGGGCAAGTTCAAAGTTTCGAAGAATGTGATGAA GAAAAAACGAGATTGGATTTGATCTCCAACATAGAAATCTCAACAGCGAATGAAATGCATCCGGAATTTTTGGACCAGAACGTCTCATGGAAAACTTTGACGTCGACATCAAATTACTACAAACAGAAAATCTTTGACTTAGAAACTGACTGTTATGCGGGACTGAATAAGATTAGATACAAATTCATGGAATCCTTGCAAGCCTTTGAGGACACGCTCGACCTGGCGGAACTTTCCTACAAGAAAAGagaagaaatatcaaattttcaggaTCAACTCACTGGGAGAAAATTTCACAGAACCGAAGAAAgttttcaaagagaaaataaaattcttacttGCCTCTATAAGTCTCCCGCTCGTTGCAA ATCTCTCATCGTCCACAAAGTTCAAAATAACTGGTCCAGAAATATCTGTGGTGAACGTTCCAGTGACAGCAATTTCTGCGGTCTGCTTTACAGAAGCACTCAATTTCACCAGGAaccaagtcaaattttcaatttaactgaTTGCATCAGCGACATTACTATTTCGAAACGCTACTCCACGCTCTTCGAACCACCGGAATTGAGTGGATTACAAAAAgctactataaaattataa
- the LOC117171621 gene encoding uncharacterized protein LOC117171621 isoform X2 has translation MGEDNMVLSDKQEYNEALVSRIAQLRQVLRDLRLALHLERLNLQREVQSTFARFQKKSQEFQQDLSVNYKDSCQFNIGQVQSFEECDEEKTRLDLISNIEISTANEMHPEFLDQNVSWKTLTSTSNYYKQKIFDLETDCYAGLNKIRYKFMESLQAFEDTLDLAELSYKKREEISNFQDQLTGRKFHRTEESFQRENKILTCLYKSPARCKSLIVHKVQNNWSRNICGERSSDSNFCGLLYRSTQFHQEPSQIFNLTDCISDITISKRYSTLFEPPELSGLQKATIKL, from the exons ATGGGCGAGGATAATATGGTACTCTCCGATAAGCAGGAGTACAACGAAGCCCTCGTTTCTCGAATCGCTCAACTGCGTCAGGTACTTCGTGATCTCCGTCTGGCACTTCATCTGGAGAGGTTAAATCTGCAACGGGAAGTTCAATCGACATTTGCCAGGTTCCAAAAAAAGTCCCAAGAGTTCCAAcaag aCCTTAGCGTCAATTACAAGGACAGCTGTCAATTTAACATTGGGCAAGTTCAAAGTTTCGAAGAATGTGATGAA GAAAAAACGAGATTGGATTTGATCTCCAACATAGAAATCTCAACAGCGAATGAAATGCATCCGGAATTTTTGGACCAGAACGTCTCATGGAAAACTTTGACGTCGACATCAAATTACTACAAACAGAAAATCTTTGACTTAGAAACTGACTGTTATGCGGGACTGAATAAGATTAGATACAAATTCATGGAATCCTTGCAAGCCTTTGAGGACACGCTCGACCTGGCGGAACTTTCCTACAAGAAAAGagaagaaatatcaaattttcaggaTCAACTCACTGGGAGAAAATTTCACAGAACCGAAGAAAgttttcaaagagaaaataaaattcttacttGCCTCTATAAGTCTCCCGCTCGTTGCAA ATCTCTCATCGTCCACAAAGTTCAAAATAACTGGTCCAGAAATATCTGTGGTGAACGTTCCAGTGACAGCAATTTCTGCGGTCTGCTTTACAGAAGCACTCAATTTCACCAGGAaccaagtcaaattttcaatttaactgaTTGCATCAGCGACATTACTATTTCGAAACGCTACTCCACGCTCTTCGAACCACCGGAATTGAGTGGATTACAAAAAgctactataaaattataa